In the genome of Rhodanobacter soli, the window AGGCCGCCGAAGACGGGCAGGCTTTCGATGCAGTTCGCATGTGCCCGGGCGAGCCGCTGCATGAGCGGCGAAAGGCCCGCGTTGTCGGGCGCGAACCCGTTCGAGCGAACGCGACCGGTAACGACAAGGTAACTGCGCAACACCTCCATCACGACCAGCAGAAGCAGCGTCCAGGCAATGAACAGCGTGAGTATCAGAGCTGAGGTGGTCATGGTGCCGCCTGCGATTCGCGTGGAGTGGAGGGGAGAGGCGTTAGCCGCCAACTACGTCGGAGTCTCGTTGGTCAGGGCATAAGCGCTGGCGCGCGTCAGATCGAGCGGTCGCACCTCGCAGACGAGGCCGTAGGCCAGACACGGGTTCTCCGCCGCGATGCGCGCTGCTTCCTCCAGACTGTTCGCGCGGATGAACCAGTAACCACCGACCACTTCCTTCGCTTCCGCAAACGGACCGTCCGTGGTCGCCTGTAGCGACACCACCTTGCCCTCGCGCCCCAGTCGCTGCCCGGGGCCGATCCGGCCTTCGGCTACCAGTCGGTCGTACCACGCGTAGAACTGGTCGATCGCAGCCTGGATATCTTCACGCGAGGCGTCCTTGTCCCATTGGCCGCGGGAGAGGAGGAGGTAGTCGGAAGATGGGTTTTCCTGGTTCATGGTTGCATCCGTTGGTGTTGCGTGGGTTCCCATGACGTCTCCAGTTGTACAACACCTGCATCAAGCCTCCCGCGTCAGCGGGTCGGCTTGATTGAATGGTCAGGGCCCACTGACCTTGTGCCATGGAAGCCCACATTGAATGATCTTGTTCACGACCACCGGCATGACCAGTCCCATCTGTGTTGCATCGTCAGAGCAGGACCACCATTTGTCCCCGGGGCCAAATAGGAACCCGATATACGGAAGCTTGGCAAGGGCGGGGAACCTGGTTGGGATGAGGGGGCCAAGCCGTGTGCGGCGAGCAGGGGCGCAATCGTGCTCCTTGGCTTGGTCAGCACTGATGCCAGGGCTATCGCCGTCAGCGTAAACACCAAGGTTTACAGTGAACTTGCCTGACATCGAACGCTGGCCGAGTTGGAAGTTGACCAGCTCAGACACGCTCCGGTCCTGGGATAGACGCCGAAATGTGCGGCTCCCGTCAAACTTGAACCCATGCGCGGATAAAGCAGGAACTGCAATCTCGCGGAGCGCTCGATCAAATGCGTCAAATCTCGTGGACATGCGGGTGGGCCCTGATGTTGGAATCAAGCGGTGGCGCTGCTCGCTCGAGCAAATGGTCAGCCCTGCGCGCCCGAGTCACATGCTTCGGAAATCCATGGCGCGCTGGTCCTTCCATCGGCGTACCTGGCATGGCAGTCGAGCTCGGGGGGTATTTGGCAGAGAACGAAGAAGACGTCAGAACAAGAGTAGTGACGGTTCATGAATACGTGCCGATTAATTTCCTCCGTCCCCTTATTTTTGAACCGTTAGGGGCTGACGCCTTTAATTGTTTTGTAGAACTCAAGGATATCAGCAGCATACCCTGGGCCCGTACTAGTTAGTTGCAACGTAGATAGATATTTCTTGTACCACTCGGAGCCAAAGCGTTCCATCGCTTCGATTTCCAAAGCGTGTGAGATTCCATCGCCCTGCGTCGCTGTTCGTTCTTGCTCAAATGCGTGTGCTAGTAGCCTGGAATAATTCGAATTCTTCTTCACAACACCATCGAGTGTTTGTGTATCGGATATCCCAAGTGCAATAATCTTCTCGACAAGCCATTTACCATCTCCCGAGAAGTGCTTGAGCGTAGCCTTTTGGTCCGAAGCGATCTGTTGATCCAGACGGAGCGATGTTGGACTTGTCCGCAGGTAGAGAATGACTGAGGAGCTCGTGATGGATCGTCTTGGGATTCGGTAGACGGTTCGCGATAGCCAACTAGGTGAGGTGCGGTTCCGAAGGCCTACTGCTTCGAGGAATGTATTCCGCGGAACCTCGAATGCAAACAAGAGACCAAGAATCGCTAGCGCTAGTCCTAAAAATTCCATGGGAAACCCGTGTGAGCCATTTTCAGCGCCTAACGTTTGAGTTAAGCGGCGGCGAAGCCGCCCACCTTGAACGAGTGGTTAGCCAACAATTAGCCGATCCGAATGTCCTTGCCTTCGGCCACCATCAGCTCAGCAAACTTGACCCAGGAAAGACGCTTCTTGTTTACCGAATTGCCGGAGGGAACCCACTCGATGTTGCCCTTGCTGATGAGGGCGGTCCCGAGCTTGCGGCCATCCTTTTTGACGTCGACCGTCACGTCCTTGTGGAGAACGAACTTGGTGGAAATGTCCATCGTGACTTCATGTGCCATGAAACTCTCCCCTGTTGGCTAACGCCTGAATTAAGCCGACCCGCGAAGCGGGTTCAGCTTGAATAAATTGTTATACGCCACCGCGTACTACGGGCTTGCGACCCGTGATCTCGCGGAATGAGTCAGCGCTAGAGAAAGCTTGAACGCATTTGTTAATCCACGCTTGCGTGTACAAGTAGTCACGATGCGCTTCATCGTAGACACAATACTCTGTACGGCAATGCTCGGGCCGTGGCCCCCCGGAGGGAGGTCTAACTCCAAAGTGGCGCCAAGCATCAGAATGTGCGTTCTGGCTCACGATGTGCCGGCACTCCTGGTTAATCTTTTGAACCACAAAGCTTGGTTTGTACAAGTCAAGATTTGCGATTGGAATTTTCTTTTCTTTAATTAGGACGTTCAACTTCTCAAGCCGCTTCAATTCCTCGGGGCTGGCCTCATTAATTTTAATGAACTCCACTGAGGCATCTGCGGCGCTTTCCCGATTAGCTACTTTTGGCACCAAAAATACGTTGAAAGAATATTTCATGCTGTTCAGCACGGCCGCCGGCAGGTTGCCGCGGAAAGTTTCGATGTAGTCTTTTACTGATCGAGCGTTGTTCACAGCAAGGGCACGGGCTGCTCGTTTTTTCTCAGGTGGAACTACAGATGAAAACTGCAATGACACTGCGAGCTGCTCAGCTACGCTGTACTTGGCCCCGAAAATTGAGACGAGCAACTCTTCCAAGTTTAGAAGAGTTGCTTGGCACTCGCCGTACAGTGACGCATCAAGTTCTGGAAGATGCCGATGCTCAATTTTATTTCTGAGCCCGATAAGGAATTCAAGATTTTTTCGCTCGGGAGGTGTTGCCGCCACGTAGTATTGCTTTAAGCACTGTGAAAGATCCCAGTGCTTAGGATCACCATCTACTCTCTCGAAACGACCATTTCTCAGCTTGTACCAAGGCTTGATGTTTCGCCTGTAGTAGATTGCATGGAAGAGAGCTGTCCATGCGATGACGATCATCACCAGAAACTGCGCGGTTCTGAATTTCCGACCGGGACGGTTGTAGGCGTCAACCGCGGCAAGAGTTGCCAGCTGGCATTTTTCCAGATTGTCTTTTACTGCTTGTGGGAGTCCGCGAGGCATAGTTTTCTTTGGCGTATAACGCTGGAGTTAAGCGGCGGCGCAGCCGTCCGCCTTGAACGAGTGGTTAGGCTGCATTGGCCGGTGAGCCGCCTGCGCCGCTCTTCTTGATGCGCTTGACGTTGCGCAAGAAAAAATAAACACCGATGCCGCAGATCAGGATCTTCACGATCAAAGGCACCGTGAAGCCGTTCGCCTGGAAGGACAAGAACGACTCAAGTGCATAGAACAGAGCGACCACAACGCCTACGATGGAGAAGAGAAGTGCTTTGATGTTCACGATGTTTCCCCTGTGCAGCCTAACGCTAAGTAGATTGCAAAACGCAGTGTAATCCCTGCAGCCCATTCCGTGTCTGCGGAGCTTGTTTTTCAGGCCGGGGCTTTTCAATCAATGGTTTGGCCTGCGACGCGCAGCCTAACCTTGCCGCTTAATCCTGCAGTGTTTCAGCTTCTGTTGACGTTACTTTGCCTCAACGTGCTGCAGAAACCGAATCAATCCGTCGAAGTAAATCTGCTGATCGTCATACATCGCCATATGGCTCCCCTTCGGACAAAGCAAAAACTGCCCATGCGGCAGTTTCTTCGCCATGCCGGCCATGTACTTCGGGTCCATCGTGTCGTATTGCGCGCCGATCACCAGGGTGGGCACGGTGATGCGGTGCAGATCCTTGCTGCGGTCCCAGTTCAGCAGGCGGCCGCTGGCGCCCAGTTCGCTGGGGCCTTGCATCAGGGTGTAGATATCCCCGTTGATATGGCTGAACGAGCGGATCACCGGTTCGGGCCATTGTGCATGCGGCATGCGCAGCACGTGCTGCTCGTAGTGCATCGGGGTGAGGATCTGCATGTAGCGCGGGTCGTCGGTGCGGTGTTCGGCTTCCAGCTTCTTCACTTCGGCGAGCTGTTTCTGATCCATTGCCGGCATCAGCACCTTGTGCGCGTAGGCGTTGTAGGCGGGAATCGAGTCGACCATGTTGGAGATCACCAGGCACTTCAGGTGCTGCTGGTATTTCAGCGCGTATTCGATGGCGAGCACGCCGCCCCAGGAGTGACCGAGCAGGCAGAAGTTGTCCTTGTCCAGGTGCAGTGCCTGGCGCACTTGTTCCACTTCGTCGACGTAGCGGTCGATGGTCCACAGCGACGGATCTTTTGGCTGGTCGCTGTAGGCCGAGCCGAGCTGGTCGTAGTAGTAGTACTCGATGCCGGCACCAGGGAAGTAGCTGTCGAACGCCTCGAAGTATTCATGGGTGGCGCCGGGGCCGCCGTGCAGCAGCAACACCTTCAGCTTCGGGTTGTTGCCCACGCGCTTGGTCCAGACGCGGAACGTGCCCCTGGGCGTGGTGATCGGGATCATCTTCACGCCGCCGGCCAGCACGTCGTCGCGGCCGCTGTTGTCGAAGTAGCCTGAGCCGGGCGCGATGGTGGTGGGCGTGGTGGCGCCGGCCATGTCGGCGGTGGCGAGCAGGGCCAGGCCGGCCAGCAAGGTGGCGATGCGACGTTTCATCGGTATTCCCCAGGTGCAAGGTCGGACCGAACTATGCGGCGCGGTCGCGCTGCCGGCAACCAGCGGGCAGCGCGCGTGGTTTCAGCGTGGCACGCGGTAGCCGCCGGGCACGCCGTGCGGGCTCAGGGTGATCTGCCACAGCTGGTCGCGGCGGCTGCGGAACACCGCGGCGGAGACGGCGAGGTAGTAGCGCCACATGCGCCGGAAGCGTTCGTCGTAGCTTGCCGGCAGGCTGGGCCACGCGGCTTCGACGTTGGCGCGCCAGGCGGTCAGCGTGCGGTCGTAGTCGGCGCCGAAGTTGTGCCAGTCCTCGACCACGAACAGGTCTTCCAGCGCCACCGTGATCTGGCTGGCGGCAGGGATCATCGAGTTCGGGAAAATGTACTTCTCGATCCACGGGTCGGTCTGCGCCGGTGCGCTGTTGCTGCCGATGCAATGCAGCAGCGAGAGGCCGTCGTCCTTCAGGCAGCGCCGCACGGTTTCGAAATAGGCGCGGTAGTTCTTGCCGCCGACGTGCTCGAACATGCCCAGCGAATACACCGCGTCGAAATGATCCTCGACGTCGTGGTAGTCCTGCAGGCGGATCTCGACCGGCAGCCCGGCGCACAGTTCGCGCGCGTACTCGGCCTGCTCCTGCGACACGGTGATGCCGACGCCCTCGACGCCGTAGTGTTCGGCGGCGTACTTCAGCGCCTCGCCCCAGCCGCAGCCGATGTCGAGCACGCGCTGGCCGGTCTTCAGCTGCAGCTTGCGGCAGACCAGGTCGAGCTTGGCCGCTTGCGCGTCGTCGAGGTTGTCGGCCTTCGCCCAGTAGCCGCAGGAATACACCATGCGTTTGCCCAGCATGGCGTGGAACAGGTCGTTGCCGAGGTCGTAATGGGCCTTGCCGATCTCGAACGCGCGCTCGCCGCGCTGCAGGTTGATGAAGCGCGCCTTGAGGTGGGCGAGCAGGGTGTCGAGCGTCTTCAGTTCCTGGTCCAGCCCGGCGGTGAGCAGGCGGGTGCACAGGCCGGGCAGATCGTCGGCGTCCCACCAGCCGTCCATGTAGGCTTCGCCCAGGCCCAGCGAGCCGTGCGCGAACACGCGCGCGTACAGGCGCTCGTCGTGCACGCGCAGGTCGATCGGCGCATCGCCATCGATACGGATGCCGGCCTGCTCGAGCAATTGGCTGGCGCGATTCTTCAGGTCGTCCTGGCTCATGCGTCCCTCGCGATGCGCGGTTCGTGATGATCAATGCTTGCCGAGTAGCGCAAAGCTTGCCGGGGAACGCGCATACGTCGCGTCGACGCCGGCGCTGCGCACCAGTTGCAGCAGCAGCTCGGCCTGTTCCTCGCGCAGCAGGAATTCGATCTTCACCGGCAGGTCGTCGGCGAGCTCGAAGAACTGCTCCTCGTGCAGCACGCCGTGCCGGCCGAAGCCGGCGATCGCGCGGAACACCGAACCGCCGCCCAGGCCATGCGCCTTGGCCTGCTCCAGCAACCACTCGGACAGCAGCACGCCGTCGTGCTTGGCGCGCGAGTGGCAGTAGAAATACAGGTGCACGCCGTGTTGCAGGTTTTCCTGGTTCATGCGCTGCTCCCGGTTCAGTGGCGCAAGAGGCTGCGGGTGAGGGCGATGCCGAGCACGGTCATCGCCAGCGAGCCGATCACGTGCACGGCCACGTGGCCGCTGAACCACAGGTATTGCTGGCGCAGCAGCAGGGTGGCCGATTCGGCCGAGAAGGTGGAGAACGTGGTCAGCCCGCCGAGGAAGCCGGTGAACACGAACAGCCGCAGCGCCGGCGACAGTGTCTGGAAGTGGTCGAACAGGCCCATCACGCAACCCATCAGCAGGCCGCCGGCGAGGTTCGCCGCCAGCGTGCCGAGCGGCAGGGTGGGAAAGACGGGGTTGAGCAGCACGCCCAGCCCCCAGCGCAGCCAGCATCCCAGGGCGCCACCGACGCCGATCGCCAC includes:
- a CDS encoding DUF3644 domain-containing protein — its product is MPRGLPQAVKDNLEKCQLATLAAVDAYNRPGRKFRTAQFLVMIVIAWTALFHAIYYRRNIKPWYKLRNGRFERVDGDPKHWDLSQCLKQYYVAATPPERKNLEFLIGLRNKIEHRHLPELDASLYGECQATLLNLEELLVSIFGAKYSVAEQLAVSLQFSSVVPPEKKRAARALAVNNARSVKDYIETFRGNLPAAVLNSMKYSFNVFLVPKVANRESAADASVEFIKINEASPEELKRLEKLNVLIKEKKIPIANLDLYKPSFVVQKINQECRHIVSQNAHSDAWRHFGVRPPSGGPRPEHCRTEYCVYDEAHRDYLYTQAWINKCVQAFSSADSFREITGRKPVVRGGV
- a CDS encoding DUF4304 domain-containing protein; this translates as MSTRFDAFDRALREIAVPALSAHGFKFDGSRTFRRLSQDRSVSELVNFQLGQRSMSGKFTVNLGVYADGDSPGISADQAKEHDCAPARRTRLGPLIPTRFPALAKLPYIGFLFGPGDKWWSCSDDATQMGLVMPVVVNKIIQCGLPWHKVSGP
- a CDS encoding DUF190 domain-containing protein encodes the protein MNQENLQHGVHLYFYCHSRAKHDGVLLSEWLLEQAKAHGLGGGSVFRAIAGFGRHGVLHEEQFFELADDLPVKIEFLLREEQAELLLQLVRSAGVDATYARSPASFALLGKH
- a CDS encoding YciI family protein is translated as MNQENPSSDYLLLSRGQWDKDASREDIQAAIDQFYAWYDRLVAEGRIGPGQRLGREGKVVSLQATTDGPFAEAKEVVGGYWFIRANSLEEAARIAAENPCLAYGLVCEVRPLDLTRASAYALTNETPT
- the crcB gene encoding fluoride efflux transporter CrcB, which produces MGWNGFVAIGVGGALGCWLRWGLGVLLNPVFPTLPLGTLAANLAGGLLMGCVMGLFDHFQTLSPALRLFVFTGFLGGLTTFSTFSAESATLLLRQQYLWFSGHVAVHVIGSLAMTVLGIALTRSLLRH
- a CDS encoding proline iminopeptidase-family hydrolase gives rise to the protein MKRRIATLLAGLALLATADMAGATTPTTIAPGSGYFDNSGRDDVLAGGVKMIPITTPRGTFRVWTKRVGNNPKLKVLLLHGGPGATHEYFEAFDSYFPGAGIEYYYYDQLGSAYSDQPKDPSLWTIDRYVDEVEQVRQALHLDKDNFCLLGHSWGGVLAIEYALKYQQHLKCLVISNMVDSIPAYNAYAHKVLMPAMDQKQLAEVKKLEAEHRTDDPRYMQILTPMHYEQHVLRMPHAQWPEPVIRSFSHINGDIYTLMQGPSELGASGRLLNWDRSKDLHRITVPTLVIGAQYDTMDPKYMAGMAKKLPHGQFLLCPKGSHMAMYDDQQIYFDGLIRFLQHVEAK
- a CDS encoding MAPEG family protein, with amino-acid sequence MTTSALILTLFIAWTLLLLVVMEVLRSYLVVTGRVRSNGFAPDNAGLSPLMQRLARAHANCIESLPVFGGLLLIALVTDRTGVTDALAPWLLGARIVQSGIHLASTSVIAVNARFAAFAVQMAIGIYWAWKLLGL